Proteins encoded within one genomic window of Eleutherodactylus coqui strain aEleCoq1 chromosome 1, aEleCoq1.hap1, whole genome shotgun sequence:
- the LOC136606800 gene encoding uncharacterized protein — protein sequence MPADDYVVVIRADKTPVGQHERQYNAPTINEVAIVIVGEEFNSRDIVLHRRDGHLHRVSETHRAYDALQYPILFWQGEDGYHFNIKMRNPQTHEETNKKVSAMNYYSYRLMIQEYIHLRDAIATDGNPNELGKMVILPATFTGSPRHMHEYAQDAMTYVRAYGRPDFFITFTCNPTWDEIKELLLPGQLPSDRHDLIARVFKQKLKSMMDFIVKHHVFGKTRCWMYSIEWQKRGLPHAHILIWLIDKITPDKIDEVISAEIPDFNIDPGLFEVVTKNMLHGPCGAINNYSPCMKDGKCTKRYPRDLHAETITGNDGYPQYRQRSTEDGGKLITLKVRNNDIEVDNRWVVPYSPLLSKTFKAHINVEYCNSVKSIKYICKYVNKGSDMAVFGVENASAPINEIERYQLGRYISSNEAVWRIFSFPIHEHHPTVVHLAVHLENEQRVYFTTENVHARASSPPQTTLTAFFSLCKHDLFAGMLLYSEVPKYYT from the exons TATTAGAGCTGACAAAACACCAGTCGGCCAACACGAAAGACAATACAATGCACCAACAATTAATGAAGTGGCGATCGTCATAGTTGGCGAAGAATTTAACTCGCGTGATATAGTTCTTCATCGCAGAGATGGTCATCTTCACCGAGTCTCCGAAACTCATCGCGCATACGATGCATTGCAATATCCAATTTTATTCTGGCAAGGAGAAGATGGATATCATTTCAACATCAAAATGAGAAATCCACAAACACATGAGGAGACCAATAAGAAAGTCAGTGCCATGAATTACTATTCATATCGATTGATGATTC AAGAATATATTCATTTACGTGATGCAATTGCTACTGATGGCAATCCCAATGAACTGGGAAAAATGGTCATCCTGCCGGCTACATTCACAGGAAGCCCACGGCACATGCATGAATACGCACAAGATGCAATGACTTATGTTCGCGCATATGgccgtccagattttttcataacATTCACGTGCAATCCAACGTGGGATGAAATTAAAGAACTTCTGTTGCCTGGACAATTGCCTTCGGATCGCCATGACCTCATCGCACGTGTGTTCAAacaaaaattgaaatccatgatgGATTTCATTGTCAAACATCATGTTTTTGGGAAGACACGCTGTTGGATGTATTCCATTGAATGGCAGAAAAGAGGATTACCGCATGCACACATTTTGATTTGGTTGATCGACAAAATTACACCAGACAAAATTGATGAAGTTATCTCAGCAGAAATCCCAGATTTCAACATTGATCCAGGCTTATTCGAAGTCGTTACTAAAAACATGCTTCATGGTCCATGTGGCGCAATCAACAACTATTCTCCATGCATGAAGGATGGAAAATGCACGAAACGCTATCCAAGAGACTTACATGCCGAAACTATCACTGGAAATGATGGATATCCACAATATCGTCAACGATCAACTGAAGATGGTGGCAAATTAATCACTTTAAAAGTGCGCAACAATGACATTGAagtcgataatcgttgggttgtgCCGTATTCACCATTACTCTCAAAGACGTTTAAAGCACACATCAATGTCGAGTATTGCAATTCAGTGAAATCGATCAAAtacatttgcaaatatgtcaataaAGGAAGTGATATGGCAGTTTTTGGAGTGGAAAATGCATCTGCACCAATCAATGAAATCGAACGATATCAATTGGGACGCTACATTAGTAGCAATGAAGCTGTTTGGCGTATTTTCTCATTTCCAATTCATGAACATCATCCAACAGTTGTTCATTTGGCAGTACATCTTGAAAATGAACAGCGCGTGTATTTTACAACAGAAAATGTACATGCAAGAGCATCTTCGCCACCGCAAACAACGTTAACTGCCTTCTTCTCATTGTGCAAGCATGATTTGTTCGCAGGAATGCTACTTTACTCAGAAGTGCCAAAATACTACACATAG